In one Acidimicrobiales bacterium genomic region, the following are encoded:
- a CDS encoding AMP-binding protein — translation MTVRDERSDAAALVLAEVDALVAQLHGGAHRPLSLDSDLLVEAALDSLALVELAGRLEQAFDVRLPEQVLASAATPRDWLQAVLEARGTRAAPQLAPADERAAGPEPPHGEGWPRSARTLVEALDWHVGAHPGRPCLRILDGDRAGPAVELTYAELRAAAGGVACALLHDGIEPGARVALMLPTGGEYFVTFLGVLLAGAVPVPLYPPARPAQLEEHLRRQARLLSDAGASMLVTVREALLAARLLALQVPSLRALRSPEDLAGGAPAALPKPGPHDVALVQYTSGSTGEPKGVVLTHAQLLANIAAMGDAAAASAADVFVSWLPLYHDMGLIGAWHASLVIGMPLVVLSPLRLLARPASWLVAISQYRGTLSAAPNFAYELCARRVADEEMDGVDLSSWRIAFNGSETVHAPTIERFTSRFARWGFRREAMCPAYGLAEVGVGATFTPIGRGPVVDVVARSALARSGRAVPTRPEDPDARAVVGSGVPLPGYEIRVVDPAGAVLPERRLGEVECRGPSATSGYLRNEAATSKLWHDGWLVTGDLGYLAGGQLFLTGRSKDTVVRGGRNIDPEELEQRLGELEALGQGHVAVLGVPDPRQGTERVVVVAEAEVLEDPASLRAEVASLAASLVGQPVDDVVFVRPGSIPRTASGKIRRSATRDAYEAGALGRAPEPAAVQLLRFAASSLRPALGRLGRAGAQVAFGAFAWSVALALAAATYLLVRLPLPSARRWALARAATRALCRASGIRIETEGELPRESPVVVVANHASFVDGAALLAASSRPLTFVASTELERARLVGGFLRRIGCVFVHRGSPERTEPDLARVAAHARAGASLVVFPEGRLDPAPGIRPFHLGAFAVAASAGCPLVPVGIVGTRAILRPGRLLPRRADVTIRVGRTLPAPAPTFAAEVACRDEARQAIAELSGEALLEASS, via the coding sequence GTGACCGTGCGCGATGAGCGGAGCGACGCGGCGGCGCTCGTGCTCGCCGAGGTCGACGCGCTCGTCGCGCAGCTCCACGGCGGCGCGCACCGACCGCTCTCGCTCGACAGCGACCTGCTCGTCGAGGCCGCGCTGGACAGCCTCGCCCTCGTCGAGCTCGCTGGCCGCCTGGAGCAGGCCTTCGACGTGCGCCTGCCCGAGCAGGTCCTCGCGAGCGCGGCGACGCCCCGGGACTGGCTGCAGGCGGTCCTCGAGGCGCGCGGCACGCGTGCGGCGCCGCAGCTCGCTCCCGCGGACGAGCGCGCCGCCGGACCCGAGCCGCCGCACGGCGAGGGCTGGCCTCGCTCGGCGCGCACGCTCGTCGAGGCGCTCGACTGGCACGTCGGCGCGCACCCGGGACGCCCGTGCCTGCGCATCCTCGACGGCGATCGAGCAGGACCAGCCGTCGAGCTCACCTACGCCGAGCTGCGCGCCGCGGCGGGAGGGGTCGCCTGCGCCCTGCTGCACGACGGGATCGAGCCTGGCGCGCGCGTCGCGCTCATGCTCCCGACCGGTGGCGAGTACTTCGTCACCTTCCTCGGGGTCCTCCTCGCGGGCGCCGTGCCGGTGCCCCTCTACCCGCCGGCGCGGCCGGCTCAGCTCGAGGAGCACCTCCGTCGCCAGGCGCGGCTCCTGAGCGACGCCGGCGCGTCGATGCTCGTGACCGTGCGCGAGGCCCTCCTCGCGGCCCGCCTCCTCGCGCTCCAGGTACCCTCGCTGCGGGCGCTGCGCAGCCCGGAGGACCTCGCCGGCGGCGCGCCGGCGGCCCTGCCCAAGCCTGGCCCGCACGACGTCGCGCTCGTCCAGTACACGTCGGGCAGCACCGGCGAGCCGAAGGGCGTCGTCCTCACCCACGCCCAGCTGCTCGCCAACATCGCGGCGATGGGCGACGCCGCGGCGGCCAGCGCGGCGGACGTCTTCGTCTCCTGGCTCCCCCTCTACCACGACATGGGCCTCATCGGCGCGTGGCACGCCAGCCTCGTCATCGGGATGCCCCTCGTGGTCCTCTCGCCGCTCCGCTTGCTCGCCCGCCCCGCGAGCTGGCTCGTGGCCATCTCCCAGTACCGGGGAACCTTGTCGGCGGCACCGAACTTCGCCTACGAGCTGTGCGCTCGCCGGGTCGCCGACGAGGAGATGGACGGGGTCGACCTCTCCTCCTGGCGGATCGCCTTCAACGGCTCGGAGACCGTTCATGCGCCCACGATCGAGCGCTTCACGAGCCGCTTCGCTCGCTGGGGCTTCCGGCGCGAGGCCATGTGCCCTGCCTACGGCCTCGCCGAGGTCGGCGTCGGCGCCACCTTCACGCCGATCGGCCGCGGACCAGTCGTCGACGTCGTCGCGCGCTCGGCGCTCGCCCGCTCGGGCCGCGCCGTGCCGACCCGGCCCGAGGATCCCGACGCGCGGGCCGTCGTGGGCAGCGGCGTTCCGCTCCCGGGCTACGAGATCCGTGTCGTCGACCCCGCCGGCGCCGTGCTGCCCGAGCGCCGACTCGGCGAGGTCGAGTGCCGCGGTCCCTCCGCGACCTCGGGCTACCTCCGCAACGAGGCCGCGACCTCGAAGCTCTGGCACGACGGTTGGCTCGTGACCGGCGACCTCGGCTACCTCGCCGGCGGCCAGCTCTTCCTGACCGGGCGCTCGAAGGACACCGTCGTGCGCGGGGGCAGGAACATCGATCCCGAAGAGCTCGAGCAGCGCCTCGGCGAGCTCGAGGCGCTCGGCCAGGGGCACGTCGCCGTCCTCGGCGTCCCCGACCCGCGCCAGGGCACCGAGCGGGTCGTCGTCGTCGCCGAGGCCGAGGTCCTCGAGGACCCGGCGTCGCTGCGCGCCGAGGTCGCCTCGCTCGCCGCGTCGCTCGTGGGCCAGCCGGTCGACGACGTCGTCTTCGTCCGGCCGGGTTCGATCCCGCGAACGGCGAGCGGCAAGATCAGGCGCTCGGCGACGCGCGACGCCTACGAGGCAGGCGCCCTCGGCCGTGCCCCGGAACCTGCCGCCGTGCAGCTCCTCCGGTTCGCGGCCTCGAGCCTCCGGCCCGCGCTCGGACGTCTCGGCCGCGCCGGCGCGCAGGTCGCCTTCGGCGCCTTCGCCTGGTCGGTCGCGCTCGCCCTCGCCGCGGCCACCTACCTCCTCGTCCGCCTGCCGCTCCCCTCGGCGCGCCGCTGGGCCCTCGCCCGAGCCGCGACGCGCGCGCTGTGCCGGGCGTCGGGCATCCGCATCGAGACCGAGGGCGAGCTGCCGCGCGAGAGCCCGGTCGTCGTCGTCGCCAACCACGCGAGCTTCGTCGACGGCGCCGCCCTGCTCGCCGCGTCGAGCAGGCCGCTCACCTTCGTGGCGAGCACCGAGCTCGAGCGCGCCCGTCTCGTCGGCGGCTTCCTCCGGCGGATCGGCTGCGTCTTCGTCCACCGCGGCTCCCCCGAACGGACGGAGCCGGACCTCGCGCGCGTCGCGGCGCACGCGCGCGCCGGCGCGAGCCTCGTCGTCTTCCCCGAGGGTCGCCTCGACCCGGCGCCGGGCATCCGCCCCTTCCACCTCGGCGCCTTCGCCGTCGCCGCGAGCGCCGGCTGCCCGCTCGTGCCCGTCGGCATCGTCGGTACCCGCGCCATCCTGCGCCCGGGACGGCTCCTACCCCGACGCGCCGACGTCACGATCCGCGTCGGACGCACCCTGCCCGCTCCTGCGCCGACGTTCGCCGCCGAGGTCGCGTGCCGCGACGAGGCGCGACAGGCGATCGCCGAGCTCAGCGGCGAGGCGCTCCTCGAGGCCTCGTCGTAG